The sequence GCGACGATCGAGGCGATCCGCGAGCTGAAGCGCCGTCACCCCGACGTGCAGACCACGCTCGGCCTCTCCAACATCTCCTTCGGCCTCAACCCGGCCGCGCGCATCCTCCTCAACTCCGTCTTCCTCGACGAGTGCGTCAAGGCGGGACTCGACTCGGCGATCGTGCACGCGAGCAAGATCCTGCCGATCGCCCGGTTCAGCGAGGAGGAGGTCGCCACCGCCCTCGACCTCGTGCACGACCGCCGCGCCGAGGGCTACGACCCGCTCCAGAAGCTCATGCGGCTCTTCGAGGGCGCGACGGCCAAGTCCCTCAAGGCGGGCAAGGCCGAGGAACTCGCCGCGCTGCCGCTCGACGAGCGCCTCAAGCGCCGCATCATCGACGGCGAGCGCAACGGCCTCGAAGCCGACCTCGACGAGGCCCTCCAGACCCGGCCCGCGCTCGACATCGTCAACGCGACGCTCCTCGACGGCATGAAGGTCGTCGGCGAGCTGTTCGGCTCCGGGCAGATGCAGCTTCCCTTCGTGCTCCAGTCCGCCGAGGTCATGAAGACCGCGGTCGCCCACCTGGAACCGCACATGGAGAAGTCCGACGCCGAGGGCAAGGGCACCATCGTGCTCGCCACCGTGCGCGGCGACGTCCACGACATCGGCAAGAACCTCGTCGACATCATCCTGTCCAACAACGGCTACAACGTCGTCAACCTCGGCATCAAGCAGCCCGTCTCCGCGATCCTGGAGGCCGCCGAGGAGCACCGCGCCGACGTCATCGGCATGTCCGGGCTCCTCGTGAAGTCCACGGTGATCATGAAGGAGAACCTGCAGGAGCTGAACCAGCGCGGCATGGCGGCCGACTACCCCGTCATCCTCGGCGGCGCCGCGCTCACCCGCGCCTACGTCGAGCAGGACCTCCACGAGATCTACGAGGGCGAGGTGCGCTACGCCCGCGACGCTTTCGAGGGACTGCGCCTCATGGACGCCCTCATCGGCGTCAAGCGCGGCGTGCCGGGGGCGACGCTGCCGGAGCTGAAGCAGCGCCGGGTGCGGCCCACCGCGAGCGCCGTCGTCACGGAACTCGCCGAGGAGGAGGGCCAGGTCCGCTCCGACGTCGCGACCGACAACCCGGTCCCCGCGCCGCCCTTCTGGGGCAGCCGCGTCGTCAAGGGCATCCCGCTCAAGGACTACGCCTCCTGGCTCGACGAGGGCGCGCTCTTCAAGGGCCAGTGGGGCCTGAAGCAGAACCGCACGGGCGAGGGCCCCGGCTACGAGGAACTGGCCGAGACCGAGGGCAGGCCGCGCCTGCGCGGCTGGCTCGACCACCTCCAGACCGAGAACCTCCTCGAAGCCGCCGTGGTCTACGGCTACTTCCCCTGCGTCTCCAAGGGCGACGACGTCATCCTGCTCGGTGAGGACGGCTCCGAGCGCACCCGGTTCACCTTCCCCCGCCAGCGGCGCGGACGGCGCCTGTGCCTCGCGGACTTCTTCCGCCCCGAGGAGTCCGGCGAGACCGACGTCATCGGCCTCCAGGTCGTCACCGTGGGCTCCCGCATCGGCGAGGCCACGGGCAAGCTCTTCGCCGCCGACGCCTACCGCGACTACCTCGAACTGCACGGGCTCTCCGTCCAGCTCGCCGAGGCGCTCGCCGAGTACTGGCACGCCCGGGTGCGCGCCGAGCTGGGCTTCGCCGGCGAGGACCCGGCCGACGTCGAGGACATGTTCGCGCTCAAGTACCGCGGGGCCCGCTTCTCGCTCGGCTACGGCGCCTGCCCGAACCTGGAGGACCGCGCGAAGATCGCGGCACTCCTGGAACCCGAACGCATCGGCGTCCAGCTCAGCGAGGAATTCCAGCTCCACCCCGAACAATCCACCGACGCCCTCGTCATCCACCACCCCGAGGCCAAGTACTTCAACGCCCGCTGACCGAACCCGCCCTTTCGCCCCGACCGACACCGCGGTCTCCGGCCTCTCACGACCGGAGACCGCGAAATCCAGCGTCTGCCGCTTGGTGACGCACATCCGGCCTGTCCGGGGCCGCGGACCTGAAATCCGGCCTGTCCCGGTTCGGGGACGTGAAATCCGACTGGTCCCGGGCCGGGAGCGCGAAATCCACCCCCTCCCGGGCCAGGAACGCAAAAATCCAGCCCCTCCGGCGTTTGAGGAGCGGGGTCTGGGGCGGAGCCCCAGGAAGGAAGGGCCCACCCGGCACAGCGCAACGCGACGGCACAAGCCCGAGCCCCCCGTCCCGCCCCACGACAGTGCACCGCACCCCCCGCGGACGTAGACTGACCGGCCCTGCTGGCACCCCACGGAGGTTCGCCGGATGACGAGCACGATCCCCACCACGTCCCTCCTGACCGGCCGCGCGGAGCCCCTCGCCGCCGTCCTGCTCGACATGGACGGCACGCTGCTCGACACCGAGGGCCTGTGGTGGGAGGCGGAGGTCGCGGTCTTCGCGCGCCTCGGTCACCGGCTCGACGAGTCCTGGCGCGGCGTCGTGGTGGGCGGCCCCATGACCCGGAGCGCCGGATACCTCATCGAGGCCACGGGCGCCGCCATCGCCCTGGAGGAGCTGAGCGGCCTGCTCAACGACGCCTTCGAGGAGCGCATCGCCCGCGACCTGCCGCTCATGCCGGGCGCGGCGCGGCTCCTCGCCGAGCTGCACGGCGCCCGCGTGCCCACCGCCCTCGTCTCCGCCTCGCACCGCCGCATCATCGACCGCGCCCTGCCCGCGCTCGGCGCCCACCACTTCGCGCACACCGTGGCGGGCGACGAGGTGACCCGTACGAAGCCCCACCCCGAGCCCTACCTGCACGCGGCCCGCAGACTCGGCGTGGACCCGTCCCGGTGCGTCGTCATCGAGGACACCGCGACGGGTGTCGCCTCGGCCGAGGCGGCCGGCTGCCGGGTCCTCGCGGTGCCCTCCGTGGCCCCCATCCCGGCCGCCGCGCGCCGCACGGTGGTGCCCTCGCTCGACTCCGTGGATCTGGGTTTCCTGCGCGGATTGTGCACGGGCTGAGGTGAACCGCGGCCCACATCGCAGACCGCCGGACCGATATCCGGACACGCGGGCCGTATACAGGACGTGACTGCCGGACCCCGGAAAGCGGCTGTCGCCGCGAAGGGGCCGCTTGCCCCTTTCGCGCGTCATGTGGTGAGCTTTCTCACTCCTGGCCGCCATCGACAGTGCCCACGCTCTGTGCATCCGTCCGTTATCCGGTGCGCGGGGCCGCGCCCTTGTGTCCGCATTTGGTGAGCCTTCGGTGAAACCTCACCCGGCCGGTGCTCCGGACCGTTGACAGCCTGTTTCCCTGCGTGTTCCTCCCGCCCGCCGCTCCGGCCCGACCGACCGTCAAAGGCCGCTGCGGGGAGCATTAATCTCAACGCGGGACACGAGGGTGTTACTTCTCGCACAAACCCGGCGGGGCCGCGCACATCCCCGCGTCTGGCCCGGGACCGACAGCTCTGGAGAAATACGCGCATGAACCGCAAGACTTGGGTGCTGCCCGTCGCCATCGGCGTGCTCGCCCCCGTGCTCGCCGGCTGCGGCGACTCGGGCAGTGGCGACGGCGGTGGCAAGCCCATCGTGGTCGGCACCACCGACGCGTACGAGAAGAGCGCCGAGGCGCCCGCGCCGCTCGACCCGGCCTACGCCTACGACAGCGCCCTGTGGAACGTGCTGCGCCAGACGGTCCAGTCGCTCGTCCGCATCCCCAAGGGCGGCGGCCAGCCGCAGCCCGACGCGGCCAAGTCCTGCAAGTGGGTCGGCTCCGGCGGCACCGTCTACACGTGCGAGATGCGCGACGGGCTCCAGTTCCCCGACGGCACCGGGATCACGTCGAAGGACGTGAAGTACTCGATCCAGCGCGTCCTCGACATCAAGGACCCCAACGGGGCCGTGGGTCTGCTCTCCGGCATCAAGACGATGGACACGCCGGACGAGAAGCACATCACCTTCCACCTCAGCAGCCCCGACGCGACGCTTCCGTACAAGCTCGCCACGCCCGTCGCGGGCATCGTGCAGAAGAAGTTCTACCCGCCGAAGTCGCTGCGCAAGGGCTACGTCCTCGACGGTTCGGGCCCCTACACGCTGAAGGCCGAGACCAACAGCAAGGCCATGACGAAGGTGCAGTTCACCAAGAACCCGAAGTACAAGGGCTCGCTGACGGTGAAGAACAACCGCGTCGACCTCGTCTCCTACGCCGGAGCCCCCGCGCTCGGCGACGCCCTGGAGGCCGGGAAGATCGACGTCATGACCGGGAAGTTCGACCCGTCCCAGGTCGAGACCCTGCTCGACAACCCGCCCGAGCACATCCAGTTCATGGAGATGCCGGGCCTTGAGACGCACTACATCATCTTCGACACCAGCAACGCGGCCACCTCCAAGCCGGTCCGGCAGGCCGTCGCCCAGCTCGTCGACCGCGGCGAGATAGCCAGCAAGGTGTACTCCCCGGTCGCCGAGCCGCTGTACTCGCTCGTCCCGGCCGCCATCTCGGGGCACACCAACTCCTTCTTCAACCGCTACGGCAACCCGAACGTCGCGAAGGCGAAGACCATCCTGGAGAAGGCCGGGATCACCACCCCGGTCAAGTTCGACATGTACTACTCCAAGGAGCACTACGGGCCCGCCAAGGAGAAGGAGTACAAGCTCATCCAGAAGCAGCTCAACGACAGCGGGCTCTTCGACGTGTCGCTCAAGGACGTCGCCGACTGGACGAAGTACCGCAAGGACGGGATGGACGGCAAGTACCCCGCCTACACGATGGCGTGGGCGCCCGACTTCCCCGACGCGGACAACTACATCGCCCCGTTTCTCGACGCGGACAACTTCCTCAACTCGCCGTACAACAGCAAGGAGATCCGCAAGACCCTGATCCCCGCCGAGCGGCGCGGCTCGGACCGCGGCGAGGCGACCCCGGACCTGGAGAAGATCCAGGACATCGTCGCCGACGACGTGCCCGTCGTCCCGATGTGGCAGGGCAAGCAGTACATCGGTGCCCGCGACGACATCACCGGCGTCGAGTGGTCGCTCAGCACCTCCACCGACCTCCAGCTCTGGGAGCTGGCGCGCGGCGTGGGCGACTGACCGGCCTCCGCGAGCGGCCACCCCGCGGGCCCGGCTCCCGGCTGACGGTCTTCGCACGGGTCAACTCCCGTTCGGCATATGCCAGATGACTGTACCGGTGGGTAACTCCGTGTCCACCCTGCGGACTTCACACCCCGCACCGCTGTGATCTTTTTCACCGCCCCCGCTGTCGACAACGGGCGGCGCCTGTGCAGGCGCCGCCCGTTCGGCATGTCCGGGGGCGCCCATGTGTCCCGGTTCATCGACAGGTGCGCGAAAATCTTCCCCCGCGGCGCCCGTCACTCCCGGCGACCCCGGCTGCGCTGCGTGATCGCCCGCCGCCCCCTCTTCCCGGAGCCTCCGCCGAGCGCGCACTAGTGTCGTCGCGAGCACCACGGCGTTACATCTTCCGCAGCTCCTGGCGCCACCTCCCCGCACGTCCGCACGCCCGGCATGTCCGGTGATTCCGTATGCCCGTACGTCGCGCACGTCCGCCGTCACCAGGGGCCGACAGCTCTGGAGAACGACCAGCATGAACCGCAAGACTTGGGTGCTGCCGTCCCTCATCGGCCTGCTCGCGCCCGTGCTCGCCGGCTGCGGCGGGCTGACGGGCTCGGACGACAAGGACAAGCCGATCGTCGTAGGCACCTCCGACGTCTTCTCCGTCAGCAAGGACATTCCCGCCCCCCTCGACCCGGCGTACTCCTACGACATCTCCTCCTGGAACCTGCTGCGGCAGACGGTCGAGCCCCTCATGCGCATCCCGCGCGGTGGTGGCGCGCCGACCCCCGAGGCCGCCCAGGAGTGCTCCTTCACCGACGCCGGGCAGCAGCGCTACGTCTGCAAGCTGCGCTCGGGCCTGCAGTTCTCCAACGGGCGCCCCATCACGTCGAAGACCTTCAAGTACTCGATCGAGCGCGTCGTCCGCATCAGCGCCGACTCGGGCGTCAAGTCCCTGCTCACCAACATCGACACCATCCAGACGCCGAGCGACCACGAGATCGTCTTCCTGCTCAAGACGCCGGACGCCACCTTCCCGTACAAGCTCTCCACGCCGACGGCGGGGGCTGTCGACCCGGAGCTGTACCCGAAGGACAAGCTCCGCCCCGGCTTCACCCTCGACGGCTCCGGCCCGTACACGGTCAAGCTGGAGACCGAGGGCAGCACCATGACCAACGCCGCCTTCACGCGCAATCCGAAGTACAAGGGCAGCATCAAGGTCGAGAACGACCGCATCGACCTGCGCCCCTACAAGGACGGCAAGGGCCTCGGCGCCGCCGTCGCGGACGGCCAGATCGACATGGTCGTCAAGGGACTGACGACCGGTGAGTCCGAGAAGTGGCTCGCGGACCCGCCCGAGCACGTCGGGGTCACCGAACTGCCCGCGCTGGAGATCCGCTACCTCGCCTTCGACACCGACGACCCGCTGGTCACCAAGCCCGTCCGGCAGGCGATGGCCCACCTCATCGACCGCGGCCAGATCGCCTCGGAGGTCTACGGCACCTCCGCCGAACCGCTCTACTCGCTCGTGCCCCAGGGCGTCGCCGGGCACAGCAACTCCTTCTTCAACGTCTACGGCGAACCGAGCGTGTCCAAGGCGCGCAAGGTGCTGAGCGACGCCGGTGTCACGACCCCGGTCAAGCTCACCCTCAACTACGCGACGGACCACTACGGAGCGCGCACCAAGGGCGAGTTCGAGGTCCTCAAGAAGCAGCTCAACGCCTCGGGCCTCTTCGACGTGGACATCAAGGGCCGTCCCTGGATCGTCCACAAGCCCGAGGAGCAGAAGGGCAAGTACGAGGTCTACGGGATGGGCTGGTTCCCCGACTTCCCCGACCCCGACAGCTTCATCGCCCCCTTCCTCGACAAGCCGAACTTCCTCAACTCCCCTTACGACAACAAGCGGATACGCAAGGAACTCATCCCCGACTCGCGCCGCGCCGCCGACCGCCTCTCCACCGCCAACGGCAGCCTCCAGAAGATCCAGGACCTCGTCGCCGAGGACGTCCCCTTCCTGCCCCTGTGGCAGGGCAAGCAGTACGTCGCCGCGCGCGACGACATCACCGGCGTCGAATGGAGCCTCAGCGCCTCCTCGATCCTCCAGCTCTGGGAACTCGACCGCGGCGTGGGCAGCTGAGCCACCGCGCACACGGACGGCGGCCCGCCCCGGACACCGGGGCGGGCCGCCGTACGCGCGAGGTCCCGCGTCGTACCCGAGAGGTCACTGCCCGCCCGGCCGCACCAGCCCGCTCTCGTACGCGAACACCGCCGCCTGCACCCGGTCCCGCAGGCCCAGCTTCGTGAGCACGTGCCCCACGTGCGTCTTCACGGTCGTCTCGCTCACGAACAGGTCCGCCGCGATCTCCGCGTTCGACAGGCCCCGCGCCACGAGCTTGAGGACCTCCACCTCCCGCTCCGTGAGCGTCTGGAGGGTGCTCGGCGGCTGCTCCTCGCCGGAGGGCAGG comes from Streptomyces sp. Tu6071 and encodes:
- the metH gene encoding methionine synthase, translated to MAHPSPHAADDATRVTALREALASRVVVADGAMGTMLQAQNPTLEDFQDLEGCNEVLNVTRPDIVRSVHEAYFDVGVDCVETNTFGANHSAFGEYEIADRIHELSEAGARLARETADSYTARDGRTRWVLGSIGPGTKLPTLGHLPYGVLRDGFQQNAEGLLAGGADALIVETTQDLLQTKASVLGARRALDALGADVPLIVSLAFETTGTMLLGSEIGAALTALEPLGIDLIGLNCSTGPAEMSEHLRYLAQHSRIPLTCMPNAGLPVLTKDGAHFPLTAPEMADWQESFVNDYRLSLVGGCCGSTPEHLRQVVERVRGMAPGTREPQPEPGAASLYQTVPFRQDTSYLAIGERTNANGSKKFREAMLEARWDDCVEMAREQIREGAHMLDLCVDYVGRDGVADMRELAGRFATASTLPLVLDSTEVDVLEAGLEMLGGRAVINSVNYEDGDGPESRFAQVTSLAREHGAALIALTIDEEGQARTVETKVAVAERLIADLTGNWGIHESDILVDCLTFTICTGQEESRKDGIATIEAIRELKRRHPDVQTTLGLSNISFGLNPAARILLNSVFLDECVKAGLDSAIVHASKILPIARFSEEEVATALDLVHDRRAEGYDPLQKLMRLFEGATAKSLKAGKAEELAALPLDERLKRRIIDGERNGLEADLDEALQTRPALDIVNATLLDGMKVVGELFGSGQMQLPFVLQSAEVMKTAVAHLEPHMEKSDAEGKGTIVLATVRGDVHDIGKNLVDIILSNNGYNVVNLGIKQPVSAILEAAEEHRADVIGMSGLLVKSTVIMKENLQELNQRGMAADYPVILGGAALTRAYVEQDLHEIYEGEVRYARDAFEGLRLMDALIGVKRGVPGATLPELKQRRVRPTASAVVTELAEEEGQVRSDVATDNPVPAPPFWGSRVVKGIPLKDYASWLDEGALFKGQWGLKQNRTGEGPGYEELAETEGRPRLRGWLDHLQTENLLEAAVVYGYFPCVSKGDDVILLGEDGSERTRFTFPRQRRGRRLCLADFFRPEESGETDVIGLQVVTVGSRIGEATGKLFAADAYRDYLELHGLSVQLAEALAEYWHARVRAELGFAGEDPADVEDMFALKYRGARFSLGYGACPNLEDRAKIAALLEPERIGVQLSEEFQLHPEQSTDALVIHHPEAKYFNAR
- a CDS encoding HAD family hydrolase translates to MTSTIPTTSLLTGRAEPLAAVLLDMDGTLLDTEGLWWEAEVAVFARLGHRLDESWRGVVVGGPMTRSAGYLIEATGAAIALEELSGLLNDAFEERIARDLPLMPGAARLLAELHGARVPTALVSASHRRIIDRALPALGAHHFAHTVAGDEVTRTKPHPEPYLHAARRLGVDPSRCVVIEDTATGVASAEAAGCRVLAVPSVAPIPAAARRTVVPSLDSVDLGFLRGLCTG
- a CDS encoding ABC transporter substrate-binding protein, yielding MNRKTWVLPVAIGVLAPVLAGCGDSGSGDGGGKPIVVGTTDAYEKSAEAPAPLDPAYAYDSALWNVLRQTVQSLVRIPKGGGQPQPDAAKSCKWVGSGGTVYTCEMRDGLQFPDGTGITSKDVKYSIQRVLDIKDPNGAVGLLSGIKTMDTPDEKHITFHLSSPDATLPYKLATPVAGIVQKKFYPPKSLRKGYVLDGSGPYTLKAETNSKAMTKVQFTKNPKYKGSLTVKNNRVDLVSYAGAPALGDALEAGKIDVMTGKFDPSQVETLLDNPPEHIQFMEMPGLETHYIIFDTSNAATSKPVRQAVAQLVDRGEIASKVYSPVAEPLYSLVPAAISGHTNSFFNRYGNPNVAKAKTILEKAGITTPVKFDMYYSKEHYGPAKEKEYKLIQKQLNDSGLFDVSLKDVADWTKYRKDGMDGKYPAYTMAWAPDFPDADNYIAPFLDADNFLNSPYNSKEIRKTLIPAERRGSDRGEATPDLEKIQDIVADDVPVVPMWQGKQYIGARDDITGVEWSLSTSTDLQLWELARGVGD
- a CDS encoding ABC transporter substrate-binding protein — encoded protein: MNRKTWVLPSLIGLLAPVLAGCGGLTGSDDKDKPIVVGTSDVFSVSKDIPAPLDPAYSYDISSWNLLRQTVEPLMRIPRGGGAPTPEAAQECSFTDAGQQRYVCKLRSGLQFSNGRPITSKTFKYSIERVVRISADSGVKSLLTNIDTIQTPSDHEIVFLLKTPDATFPYKLSTPTAGAVDPELYPKDKLRPGFTLDGSGPYTVKLETEGSTMTNAAFTRNPKYKGSIKVENDRIDLRPYKDGKGLGAAVADGQIDMVVKGLTTGESEKWLADPPEHVGVTELPALEIRYLAFDTDDPLVTKPVRQAMAHLIDRGQIASEVYGTSAEPLYSLVPQGVAGHSNSFFNVYGEPSVSKARKVLSDAGVTTPVKLTLNYATDHYGARTKGEFEVLKKQLNASGLFDVDIKGRPWIVHKPEEQKGKYEVYGMGWFPDFPDPDSFIAPFLDKPNFLNSPYDNKRIRKELIPDSRRAADRLSTANGSLQKIQDLVAEDVPFLPLWQGKQYVAARDDITGVEWSLSASSILQLWELDRGVGS